The following nucleotide sequence is from Micromonospora sp. WMMD1120.
GCGGGCCGCCTGGCTGCGGCTGTTCATGGCGACGGTACGGGCGGATCGGGTTGCCTCAGTGCTCGTGGTGGTACGACCGGCCTGAGGCCGGCGCATTCGAGCCCGGGTCAACGCTTCGTGGAGTAGTTGCATCTCGAAGGCACCACTCGGAACGTTCAACATCGTCGTCTCGCTCACTGCCGGCGTGCCACCGGCGTAGTTGGTACGGGTCGGGAACATGTCAGGCTGCCAGCCGGACCGCGCCGCGCACCCCGGACAGCCCGGTGGCTGCCAGGCGCGCCTCGGCCTCGACGCGGAGCGCGGCGTCACGAGCGACGTCCTCCTTGCGCGGACGGCCGCGGGGCCGCTTACGCGGGACGACCGCGCCACGCTCGAAGATCTCGCCGCCCCACACGCCCCACGGCTCCGCTCGCTCAACGGCACCAGCCAGGCACTCGACGCGCAGCGGGCAGTCCCCGCAGAGCGACTTGGCCAGCTCGAGCTCGGTGGGCGAGTCGGAGAACCACAGGTCGGGGTCGAACTTCCGGCAGGGCAGGTTCGCCTCCAGCTCGACGCTCACGTCGAGGGGGGCCAACGCCAGACTCATCTCCCGGTCACCTCTCTCTCACTTCGATCTCATGGATCGCATTCCGACGTACTGACGGCGGGGCAAAAAAACTGAGGCCGCGGATCCCGGTAGCGGGTTCCGCGGCCTCGAGGTGAGCCGGTGTCTGAGATTCAGACCGGTCTACCTCGAGGTGGAACGCCGCGGACATCCATGCGCTTCTTGGTGAGCTGGATGCCATTGCCCGTGAAGCCACTGGTCCCCTCGACTCCGGTGGGCGCGACGGCCAGGGTCAGCTCGGCCTGAACCTGGTGCACCTGCGGAACCGACGGTCGTGCAGCCGTGAGGGCCACCCGGACAGCCGACAGCGGAGCGTGGACAGACGGCATCGCCGCCAGACGCTCATAGGTGAAGATCTTCACGGGTGCCACCTCCCTCACGTTCCTCGAACCGACTGGACCAACCCCCGTGAGCAGCCGGAATGGCGCCGCTCGCGTGGTGTGTCCTGAGGCTATTCCTCGCTCCCCGGCGAGGGCAAACGAATTACGACGAGTTTTCTAAAGTTTTCTCCGGGCAGACGTCGTCCACCCCCGCACCGGCCACGAGCGCCAACACCGACTCCCCGTAGAGCCCCACCTTGCGGGGCCCGATACCGGCGATGGCGATCAGCTCCTCGGGCCGGCCCGGACGCCGCTCCGCCAGCGCGACGAGCGTCGCGTCGGTGAAGACCACGTACGCCGGGACCTTCTGCGCGCCGGCCACCCGCTGCCGCCACTCGCGTAGCCGTTCGTGCAGCTCGTCGTCGATGTCGGACGGACACGTGGGGCAGCGACCGAGCTTGCGGTCCGGCCCGGCGAGCAGGGTCGCGCCGCAGATCCGGCAGGAGACGATCTGGGTGCGACGCCGCTCCGGGCGGCGGTTCGGGCCGGCGCCACCGGCCGCCCGTTCGGTGCCGCCGGAGCGGTCGAGCTGGGGCAGGAACCGCGACGGCCGCCGGGCCCGTCCGCCCGGCGAGCGCGCCGTGGCGTACGACAGCCAGAGCCACTCCCGGGCGCGGGTGATCCCGACGTAGAGCAGCCGGCGCTCCTCCTCGATCTGCTCCGGGGTCTTGGCGTAGCTGGTGGGCAGGGTGCCCTCGGCGAGGCCGACCAGGAAGACGGCGTCCCACTCCAGCCCCTTGGCCGAGTGCAGCGAGGCGAGCGTCACCCCGTCCACCGTCGGTACGTGCTGCTGGGCGGCCCGGCGGGCCAGTTCCTCGGTGAAGTCGGAGAGGGTGACCGGACGTTCCACCGCCGCCGCCTCGCCGATCGGCATCACCTCGGGGGTGGCCGCGTACTCCTCGGCGAGCTGGACCAGCGCGGAGAGTGCCTCCCACCGCTCGCGCGCGGCCCCACCGGCCGGGGGCGCGTCCGGGGCCCAGCCGACGGCGCCGAGCGCCTCGACGACGGCGGCCGGCAGCGGTGTCTCCCCGCCGATGGACCGGGTGGCGGCGCGCAGCGCGATCATCGCCTGGCGGACCTCGGCCCGTTCGAAGAACCGCTCGGCGCCCTGCACGACGTACGGCACCTCGGCCTCGGTGAGCGCCTTCTCGTACGCCTCGGACTGCGCGTTGACGCGGAACAGGACGGCGATCTCCTTGGCCGGGGTGCCCGCCTCGATGAGCGTCCGGCAGCGCGCGGCCACCGCGTTGGCCTCGGCCGGCTCGTCGGTGAAGATCCGCAGGTCCGGCTCGGGGCCGGGCGGACGCTGGCCGCTCAGCTCCAGCCGCAGTCGCGCCTCGGTGCCCCGCGCCTGCGAGATCACCGCGTTGGCCAGCCCGACCACCTGCGGGGTGGAGCGGTAGTCGCGGACCAGCCGGACCACTGTGGCCCGGCGGTGCCGGCGCGGGAAGTCGACCAGGTACGCGGAGGTGGCCCCGGTGAACGAGTAGATCGTCTGGCTGGCGTCTCCGACCACCGTCAGGTCGTCGCGGCCGCCCAACCAGGCGTCCAGCAACCGCTGCTGGAGCGGGTTGACGTCCTGGTACTCGTCGACCACGAAGTGCCGGTACTGGCCCCGGACCTGCTCGCCGACATCCGGGTGCTCCTCGATGCCCCACACCGCGGCCCGCAGCATGTCCTCGAAGTCGATCACGCCGTTGGTGCGCTTGAGCTGCTCGTACGCGGTGAACACCTCGGCGACCTTTGCCGGGTCCTGCGGTGTGTCGCGCAGCGCCCGCGCCGCCGCCACCACGTAGTCGGCCGGCTCGACGAGCGAGGACTTCGCCCACTCGATCTCGCCGGCCAGGTCCCGCGCGACGGCACGGTCGGCGCGCAGGCCGACCCGGGCGGCGGCGAGGGTG
It contains:
- a CDS encoding WhiB family transcriptional regulator, whose translation is MSLALAPLDVSVELEANLPCRKFDPDLWFSDSPTELELAKSLCGDCPLRVECLAGAVERAEPWGVWGGEIFERGAVVPRKRPRGRPRKEDVARDAALRVEAEARLAATGLSGVRGAVRLAA
- a CDS encoding ATP-dependent DNA helicase UvrD2 — translated: MVVHSASEQVLAGLDPEQRAAVTAPAGPVCILAGAGTGKTRAVTSRIAHRALSGEISPRHVLAVTFTARAAAEMRHRLALLGAQGVQARTFHAAALRQVRYFAPRLLAGRAMPELLDSKVRLVTLAAARVGLRADRAVARDLAGEIEWAKSSLVEPADYVVAAARALRDTPQDPAKVAEVFTAYEQLKRTNGVIDFEDMLRAAVWGIEEHPDVGEQVRGQYRHFVVDEYQDVNPLQQRLLDAWLGGRDDLTVVGDASQTIYSFTGATSAYLVDFPRRHRRATVVRLVRDYRSTPQVVGLANAVISQARGTEARLRLELSGQRPPGPEPDLRIFTDEPAEANAVAARCRTLIEAGTPAKEIAVLFRVNAQSEAYEKALTEAEVPYVVQGAERFFERAEVRQAMIALRAATRSIGGETPLPAAVVEALGAVGWAPDAPPAGGAARERWEALSALVQLAEEYAATPEVMPIGEAAAVERPVTLSDFTEELARRAAQQHVPTVDGVTLASLHSAKGLEWDAVFLVGLAEGTLPTSYAKTPEQIEEERRLLYVGITRAREWLWLSYATARSPGGRARRPSRFLPQLDRSGGTERAAGGAGPNRRPERRRTQIVSCRICGATLLAGPDRKLGRCPTCPSDIDDELHERLREWRQRVAGAQKVPAYVVFTDATLVALAERRPGRPEELIAIAGIGPRKVGLYGESVLALVAGAGVDDVCPEKTLENSS